The following DNA comes from Candidatus Nitrosotalea okcheonensis.
CGCCTAGTTTACCCCTAATATATTTTCCCTAGAACTATTTTCGATTAATCTTAAAATCTCGTTTAGGTTGTTGTGTAGATAACAAAATTTGCTTTAGTTGGTCATCTGAGATTTGTGAATTTAGCCTTCCTTGTGATGCCAATCCTAAAAGATAATTTTCGACCATTGCTGCAAGATCGGGTTTAACCAATCTAACATTGTTTAACCTTAACCTTGCTTCAGCTGTTAGAAGAGTTTTTAGTGCATTTTCTTTTAAAGCAGAGACTTCTGCATCGCTTGGATTTCTATCGTCATTTGGATTATGAGAGCTCATGATATTATCAGGAGTATTTCTTCAGATTGGGATTCTTTACAATTAATTCGTTCAAGATCTCAGTTGATAGTCTATCAAGTTTCTTCATACCTTCATGAGATATCGTTCTACCCTTTCCTTCAACTTTATCTAAATAACCTAATTTTTCCAAACTATGTACTGCTGTTCTTATTATTGCACCACCAGCATCTCTATGATGAGCTCCTCCATAACCAACAGGCTTTGTACCTCCATACATTGATCTCAAGTCATTTATGCCAATAGGTCCGTGCAAGTAAATTTTTCTTAGAAGAGATGCACATCTTGTATAATACCAATCACTCTGTTGAGGAGGCTTTACTGCATGAGCACCAGTTTTAACAAATGGAATCCAGCTTGGTTGTACTATATCTTCATTCTTTAGAGTCTCGGATAATTTACCGATCAATAAATCCGCTGGTACATCGTACGCCTTTGCCATAAAAACCAAAATTCAAAGTTCGTCTTATAAATCATTGACCTATTGGAATTTGTTTTTTGATTATCTTTCGATATGTATGATTACAAAAACTACAGGTGACACGTATCGATTTGATAGTACTTCTTCCCATCCTTATTCTTGCCGTAAATCCTGGTACAATGAATTTTTTACACTTTTTGCAATAATTCATCCTCAATTCATACGGCATTCTAATACGATATTTTGTACACAGTCTCTTAGCAAGCATCGCCTGCCTTTCTGCCAATTCAGGATTAGATCTTACATTTGATATGGCATTTTTAATTAAAATTTTCATTCTCTCTATTAGAAGAACCTTGATTGCGGGTTTCATGTTGTTTAATAGTTCCCACCCTTAAAATACAATCTTGCTCTCGCTTGTAATAGCAGAATCTGCATTAGAATTAGTACCTTTAGAGTTACAGAGGCATAATTCTGTTACAGCATCCGCCAAGAGATTTAACAAAAAACCATCTGAAATTTTGCTTGACATATCATGGCACTTTGCTGCAATGAAGGGAATCAAAAATGAGATAAAGAGAGGAAGACCAGATTTGGTACATTTTTCACTTCTTGAAGCTTGTAGCATTCCCCTTTATTTTGAAAATAAAGTGAATGTGTTTGTTCACACCATTGATGATAAAGTTATTTTTATAGGTCAAAATGTAAGATTGCCAAAATCATATCATAGATTCATAGGACTTGTTGAGAAACTGTATGCAATTAAAGAAATTAAAGAAAATAATAATGTACTTCTTGCGTTAAAGAATATGAGTTTTGGCAATCTAATTAAAAAAATCAATCCAGAACAGACAATTGCACTTTCAAGTAAAGGGATCGAAAATTCTTACCAAAAATTAGCTAATGAGATAAAAGATAACACTTGTCTTATAATAGGAGGATTTTCAAAAGGTCACTTTTCTGATAATATTAGTAAGTATTTTGACAAGACGGTTTCTGTAGATAAAAATCCACTTGAAGCTCACATTATAATTTCACGTATACTCTATGAATACGAAAAAAGAATTATTATGTAGGTCTAAGATTGGCACAGTGAGCGGTCGTAGTATAGTTTGGTTAGTACACTGGCCTTCCAAGCCCGTTACCCGGGTTCAAATCCCGGCGACCGCATTTCAATTTTTCATTAGTGAATTATTCCTGACGAAATCATATATTGAATAGAACTAACAAACGTATTATCATCAATTTCACCGGTAAACCATAAATGAGCACTTTTTTGTAGCCAATGAGGCACTGTGGAAATAGTTATTTTTCGTTATTTGATCTGATAATGTTATGTTTCACCAGATAATCAATTGCAGAATAAAAATATTGATCTTGTCCATTACCACTTGACCACAGACCTGTTGCTTGCTTTATCCAAATAGGTATGGATTCATTCATGATATAATATGACCAAATTTTCAATATTGTGTAACTGTGGATCTACTTGAGTATCATTAGAGATTACCTGTGGATTGATCCTGAGTTCATTATTACAATATAAAGAAATTTTTCCATTTTGCATAGTTTCAGAGCAATGCCATGTATACGAACCGCCAGTAACTATGTCTTGATGGGTTGTATTTTCGTCAAACTTTGCTAATTTAGTGTTTGATGATTGTTATAATTTGGTTATTACTATCGTGTAAATTACAGAAAAAAGTATTCGCCATAGGTTTTTGAAATGTACCAATCACATCAGATACATCTTTTTTTGGTGCATCGACCACCCTTAAATTGAGCAAGTAGTTGATCAAAATCGGTCTTTTCTTCATTCGTAGGAGATTCATATAATGCATATGCAGAAACAATATTTACAATTAATAATATACTAAAAATCGGAATATACTTCAATAAGAAAAAAAATCGTAATTTCGCAATCAAGAGTTGGGAATAGATTGTATTTGATGTTTTAATTCATCCCATGCAGGTTTTGGATTTTGATCTACATCAAATAGGCCACTACCACACAAGTATGCAGCAGTGTTGTTCAAGACTTCATTATTACCAAATATGGAGTTATTACCCTGGTATAATGAATTGTAACATGTATCAACAGGTCTATCATATTGTCTATACCAAGTGAGAAACTCGAAATCAGATTGATTCTTTTTGTAAAAGTCGTACACAATTTTTACAAATTTTTGCTGATCATCTTTTGTTCCATTGATTGATTTATCAGTACTCCAACCAACTTCCATCAATGCTATTTTTTTACCTTTTGCAAAATCAATCATTTTTTGTAAATTAGCACCTTCATTATCTGGACTGTTACTTTGATAGTATAACAAGTCTACAGGTGCATATGAATATGCTACAAAATCTCCTTGGTTTAGTTTCCCCACAATATCACCCTCAGCATGATTTGTTATATCATTTAGCGAGAACCAATTTCCGAACTTGACATGTGGATGCTTTATTTTTAATTTGCTGTACACGCCATTAAAGAAATCTACGTATTGTGGAATTTCATTTGGATGATCTCTAAAGTAGTTGTCAATATTTCCTCCAATTATCACATAATCTACTATGTAATATCTCGAAAGCATGGCATCAAGAATTGCTACTGTTTGATCCTGAAGTTTTTGATCAAGTTGTGGCTTTCCCATCCAACTTGGGAATGGCCCTAAAAGTTGGTTATTTATTACTGAAAAGTAAAGTGTTACATTAAGTCCTTGTTCACGATTTAGTCCCATCAGAATATCCGAATAGCCCCAATTGTAAGTGCCCTGAGTTGGTTCCATGATAGGCCAAGAGAGATAGACATTACTCCTCCCTATTCCTGTTGATGCTGCTTGAGCATATGCTTTTCTGATTTCATCAAGAGTTGGTTTTTGAGTGGGAGGCATGATGACAAGACCGAGTTTTGGATTATGCATAATATTTGCTGGTTGAATTGTATGTGAAGGTCCAGTTTGTAATTGAGGTAGTACTACAAAGAGAATCAACGTAATTGCTATTGCAGCTCCTGCTCCAGTAGCAACACCAATTATTTTCTTATTCAACGATATTTTGAGGAAGTTAAGATACTAAAAAAGTTTTGATTTGAAAGAAATTAGCCGGATGTACAGCCGCTATATCCACATTCAATACAGACGCTACACCCTTCTGCAAATACTAGATTGTTTTTACATGTAGGACACAGTCTTTCTTCCATTTGTTCTTGAGTAAGTGCTGGTGCTGGAGTAGATGGTACATTCTCTGGAATTTTTATTTGAAGTGCTCTTTCTATCTCAGTTTTTAGATATGCATTTGTGATATTCTTTGAGATATAGTCTGTGACATAAGTACTGGGGGCTACTTGGAAGTTCTTTTGAACATTATTTCCTGTCATGTGTAATACTTGTTCATGTCTTGAACCATCCCGAAATACAGTAATTCCTTTCAGGCCAAGATCATGCGCTAGTAGGTATGCAGCTTTTACATCATCAGACGATACATCGTTTGGCATGTTGATTGTCTTTGCAATAGCGTTACCTATCCAGCGCTGCCATACTCCTTGAGCCATCAGGTGATCTGCCCAGTGAATATCCATTGCAGTGACAAATATCTTCTGCATCCATTCAGGAATTTCAGGTATTCCCTTCACAGAACCATAATTATTTGCAATTTTTTCTAGAATTTGATCGTTGTATAGTCCATGTTCTTTTAGTACTGCTTCAAAGATTTTGTTGGTATAGAAGAACCTACCCACTGTTACCCTCTTTTCAAAGACTAGTGCAAACATTGGTTCCATTCCGTTTGAACAGTCAGATATCATGGATAATGTACCAGTAGGAGCGACTGTTGTTGTCAGAACATTTCTTATACCATGTTTTTGAATTTTGGTAATCAAAGCATCCCAATCATAGGTGCGAGCACTCTTTGGTTTTTCATAATACCCAGCAATAGGAATTTTACCCTCTGGGTATTCAGTTTTTGAACATAGTGGAAATGGTCCTCGTGTCTTTGCTAGTGCAATACTTTCTTCCATGGAATAATATGTTAACGCTTCAGCAAGCTTTTCTTGGAATTCATATCCTTCTTGTGAATTGTACGGAATTCGTAATTTGAACAAGAGATCTGCAACCCCCATTACTCCAAGTCCGATTCTTCTGGAATCTTTTGATGCCTTGTCAATTTCAGGAATTGGATATGTATTAACATCTATAACGTTATCAAGGAATCTTGTTGTCTTTCGAATGGTTTCCTCATATCTCTGCCAGTCAAATTCGTATTGACCATCAGCTTTTCTCTTGACATAGTTAGATAGATTGATTGAACCGAGATTGCATGATTCGTATGGATAAAGGCTTTGTTCTCCACATGGGTTTGTTGCTCTGATTGGTTGACCTCGTGCTTTTGCAAAAACATTGTATTTGTTTATAATATCAAAAAAGATCAGTCCGGGTTCACCGCTTTTCCATGCAGAAAGTGCAATCAGATCAATCAAATGATGTGCGTTTATTTCTCGTACAGGATCTCTCTCACGTGGACTTCTGAGGGTAAATTTTCCATCAGATGAATTAACAAGTGCTTCCCAGAAATCTTCCCAAATTCCTACACTTACATTGAAGTTTTCAAGAACCCCTGGTTTTGTTTTTGCGGTGATAAACTTTTCAATATCTGGATGCCATGCTTCTATAATTCCCATGTTTGCGCCTCTTCGTTTACCACCTTGTTTGACTACTTCAGTAACAGTGTTAATGATATTCATGAATGAGACAGGACCTGAGGCTACTCCGGATGTTGATGCTACCATATCTCCCTCTTGTCTGAGATCGGAATAGTTGATACCAACTCCACCTCCAGATTTGAATATCAACGCGGCATCAGAGGATGATTTCATTATTTTTTCCATGTCGTCTTCCATTGCAAGAACAAAACATGCAGAAAGTTGGCCCAATCGTGCACCGGCGTTCATCATGGTTGGAGAATTAGGTAGAAAGTCTTGCGCAATCATCAGATCGGCCGATTCTTTGATTCTCTCAGTGTATTGCTCAAACTTGTTTGCAGCCAACATAGTCAACAATTCTCTGAAGCTGACTTTCATTTGGCCGTGTTTTGCCAAGTCTATATAGTGATTTATCAAGGATCTAAAATGATATTTGTTAAGATAGTATTTTCCTATCTTGAATTTGTAGTTAAAATCATCAAGTTTGTCTAAATATCTTGTCGCTTCCTCAGTGTTTTGGACATTTCCGCCTTCAATTTGAAATACAGATGGATCTCTAATGATATCAGCAATACCTACCAAAATAGCAACTCTTTCGAACATTTCACCTGGACTTTCAGTTATCTGACCTTTGTTATTTCTGAGTAGATATCTAGATGCCAGAACTCGCAAGCAATTAAGATCAAATCTCTTTGCAACACCATCAAGAGATTTTGATTCAAGAACCTTCATTTTTTCTTCTCTAACTCTTCGTCGTTCGTGTCGGTATAGGATGTATGCCTTTGCGATCTCTCCAAGCCCTTCCTCAATTAGAGTAGACTCTACCATGTCTTGAACATCCTCTACACTTGGTGCCTCTGAACTAGAAAATCCTCGATTCACAAGTTTTGCAAGAACATGATTTGCCAGCTTATCTGCTAGCCCATGATCTGATCTTCCGCAGGCAACAAGTGCTTTGTATATTGCGTTTGAAATTTTATCTCTTTGGAAATCTGATACTCGACCATCACGTTTCTTTACTTGAATGATCGAATTTTCTATTTGTGAAAAATCTGTCAAATTACTCCCCTCAACCCTAGCAAATGGGAGTTAATTAAACACTGCGGCAAAAAATAATTTTCCAAAGCTAAAATTTGGATCAATTTTGTTGACACCGTTACTATTTCCATAGTATTAGATCATCTTGAGACAAAATAAATTTTAATATGAAATCCCGAATTAATTCAAATTTTTGTTCACTAAACTGTTAGTCTTTCCTACATGGTGAAAATTATGCTAGTATGTAAGGAGACTTGCACACTGAACACTTTTCAGCGATCTTTTCCTCTTTGAGTCCACAATTGCTGCATATAGGCACTTTTTTGACAGGCCTAAAGGATCCTAATAGATCGCCTGCCTTTTCTATTGCCTTCTTTATTCCTGAAGAATCCATTGTATCTGGGATCTTTAATTGTATCAAGAGACCACCATTAAGTATTTTTGAGAAGTAATTTGATTCCGCGATCTTTTCATTCTTCGGATTCATCTCTGTCATCTCAGAGGCATCTAGAACAACCCCTTCTGAATACGATTCTCCCATAACATGATTATTAATTGACATTTTGCCATATTTTTCACCATCAAGCGATGAGAAGCGACTTGCAGCGTCACTCTCAGTCATTGTCACAATAACATTATCACCCATTTCTTTTCCTTTCTTTGTAGCGACCTCCATAGCAGTGTTTATCACTTTGGCTAATATTTCGTGCCCAGCCTTATTATTTTCATATCCCAGAATACCATAAACTGCTTCCTTTAATCCGATCAAATTAACAACCAAAGTCACTGATCCCTTTTGCATATACTGTGTATTGTTTGCAAGGATTGGATTGAGACCACGTCTTGTTAGATCAGATATCTCCTTCTTTCTTAGAGACATGGCTGCTAGTGCAGGTTTCATCAACAATGCAAGTCGTGCTCGGAAATAGGTTTCATCTTTATTAGACTCAAATGCAAGTCTTGGCATATTAATTGATAAAGACTCTAGATTGATAGAAGTTGTTCCAATATTCTTTGTATCTTCTCTTGCCAATCCCTTGTTAGATACCAATCCTTTAGCAAACATAACATGTCCTCCTAGTGCAATTATATCTGCTAAAATTTCTGAATAGTCACTTATCTTGGCTTTTTCATAATCAATAATTAATCCTATAGAGGGAAGGGGTGTTGACTTTACATATTTTTTGTAGGCTTGAAGAATAGTTCCAATCACTTTTGGTTCTGTTCCAATGGAAATTCTAAATGAAGCAAGCGTTCCATCCTTTCCATATTTAGATCCTGTAGATATTTTTGCAAAGCAATTTGCAAGTTTTTCTTCAACTTCAGGCAAATTCTTGGAATATTTTTGTAATATGGCAACCAATCCATCCATCACTACTTCTTGTGATGCTTCTTTTATGAGAAGACATGTGAGTATAGATAAGGAAGTGAAAAGATCATCCAGTGAACTTGGTGATGATGTTCTTGCTACACCCAAGAATTTTCCTCTCAAGTCAACTCCCTCTTCAATAAGTTCCTTAATATTCACAAATATTGTATCTGGAAGAAGTGACCACAGTCCAGCATTTGTAATATGAAGATCACCTGAGAGATGAGAATCAGCTACATCCTTAGGCAGAGTATTTAAAACAAGATATTCACCAAATACATTCTGTCCTGTTTTGAATAGCAAACCTTCTACTCCGTTATGAATACCATCTACATTAGTTAGCATCTCATGAATATCATAACCAGGTAACCCAAATCTTGCCAGTTTATGCCTATAATCCTCATGACCCTGTTCTAAGAGGACAGAGTTGACCATTTCACGTATGAGTGAAGATGTAAGATAAGACGTTTGGAATTTGTATATCCTGTTCTCTACTTCTTCAGTTATTTTTTGAGCAAGCTCCAGTGGAAGACTACCTTCTCTAACTAATGATTGAATGATCTTATGAGAATTGAATTCTTCTATAGATTCATGTGATGTTCTGACATACATTTTTCCACTTTCAATTATAGATCGTTCTTCGATCTGTCTTGCAAGACTTAGAACTAGTTTTCCCAAGTTAGTAATGGTATATCGTCTTTCAGATTTGTTTAAGGCTACAAGAGATTGTCGCAACAATTTTCTCAAGTGATATGCGAACTTGCCACTTTCCTTTTTTGATTTGAAGCCGGCAAGAGATTTCAATTCTGAATAAGTGAGCGGTCCCTTGGAGTTCAGTATACGTAAGATATCAATTCGGTTGGGACTTGCCATAACAGAAAAGATCATTCTTACACGTTTTGATGCTGATTGTAATATTCCTCCACGTTTAGGATCGCTAAAGTCCTCGCTCAGTTCCATGGAATTGTCTAGAGTTCATCGGTAATTAAGATTTTTGACTAAATTGATCTTAAGTAAAGCTTTTTAGATCAGTTCTTCTGCACATCCACGCTGAATTCTGATGGAGATAGTGTCTGTCCACATGATGGACATTTACTGTTATACGGTCGCATCACATCTTTTATTGATTTTAGCATACGCATATTTGCAATTTTAGCTCCACATTTTCCACAAACAACATCAACAGACATTTCAAATTAATGTCAACGTGAATGTTATAAAAGAGATTTTTTGAATTTTTTTAATCTGTTCAATAAATTTGATTTACTGTTTTTCGATTATGATTCCACGTTGATCATAACCTGTAATTCTTGCCCTTGTTCCAAGAGGAAGATCTGCTGGAGATTTTATGCCTGCCATAAAACCAGAGATCCTCAGTTCAGACTCGTCTAGTTTCATAACTACCCATGCATATGGAACATATTCTTCGTATCCATCTGGTGGTACAGTGATTATTGTATAAGTAACAATGGTACCTTTCCCATCAATTATTGTATTCTCAAATCCTTTATTCCCGCAATTTTGACAAAAATAGGTGGTTACAAGATGATGGTGTCCACATTTCGTACATTTTCTAGTAAGAACCTTACCTAATTTGGCATTGTTGGCGAATTCTTCTTTTGTTAGCAATTTACACACTTTTGAATATATGTACGGCACAACTGGCGCCTGTTGCACCAAAGTTATGTGTTAGTCCGATTTTGGCGTCTTTTACTGTTCTTTCTCCTGCTTTTCCAGTTAATTGATCAAAAACTTCTGCTACTTGACCGATTCCAGTTGCACCTATTGGATGACCCTTTGATTTTAGACCACCGGATGGATTGATGGATATGTCTCCATTAAGTTTGGTTCGCCCTTCTCTAACTGCTTGTACAGCTTTCCCTTGTTCAAAGAATCCCAAGTCTTCAGTATCAACTAGCTCAGCAATTGTAAAGCAATCATGAACTTCTGCAAAATCAATATCTTTTGGTGTCACACCTGCCATCTTGTATGCAGCCTGTGCTGCAATTCTGGTACTTGGTATTGTAGTAATATGATCTCTCCCTTGGAGTGCAGCAGGTGACCCACCCCTACCAGATCCAATAACTTCAACATAATTTTTAGTGTGTGCCTTTGCAAATTTTTCACTGCATATTATAACTGCACTTGCACCATCTGAAAATGGACAACAGTCATACAGTTTTAATGGGCTTGCAACTACTGCTGATTTCATTACATCGTCTATGGTAATTTTTTTTCTGAGATGCGCTTTTGGATTAAGAAGACCATTATCGTGATTCTTTACTGCGACCATTGCAAGATCTTCTTCTGTAGCTTTGTATTCTGCAAGATATGCTCTTGCCATGGATGCAAATAATCCTGGAAATGAGGCACCAGCTCCTCCCTCGTAAAAGAAATCAGAACAATATGAAAAATAAGTTGTAGTCCATTCAGTACCAGTATGAGTTACTTTTTCTACTCCTGTTGCCAATACTGCGTCATAAAATCCTGCAGCAACATTTGCGTATGCCTCTCTAAATGAAATAGAACCACTTCCACATGCAGATTCAATTGAAAGTGAAGGAACTTCTGGAATGCCAAGATTGCTCATTATGACAGGACCTAGATGAACTTGTTTGTCTGCAATGCCAAATACATTAGAAATGTATCCTGCCTGAATCTCTTTTGGACCTATTCCTGCACTTTCTATAGCATCAACCGATGCCTGAAGTGCAATATCAGTAATACTATCTTCTAATTTACCATATTTTGTGCTGCCAGCCCCAATAAGACAGACTTTTTCCACAAATCTTGCTGACTAGATTCCATATAAAAATTCTTCAGTAGTTTCTTTAATTCAATAAACAATATGACATCATTATTGAAAGATCAAACTACTCAGACATCAGTTGCCAAAAAACGAATAGATCCTAGAAATTCTGTTAACATAACAAAGAAAAAAATTGGCAAGATTCAGAATGAAATAAGACAATATTATGACAAGAACGGATATCTTTCATGGTCAGAGAAAAAGAGAAAATATGTCATTTTAGGAACAAATACTCCTGTTAACGGTCTTGTGGAATGCCCTGATTGTCACATAGGAAAACTTCTCATAATAAGATCTCGCCAAACAAAGAAACGATTCGTAGGATGTTCAAATTACCATAATGGCTGTAGAGCATCATCTCCGCTGGTGCAGAGAGGTATGATTTGTGCAACAAAGATTTCTTGCAAGATTTGTTTGTGGCCAATTATTTTCCAAAGGTATTCTAGAAAACAAAAATGGGCACGACAATGTTCTAACATACGATGTACAAGTAGAACTAAATCTTGAGGTTGGTGTAAATATCAGTACGTCTGTTTTGTAAAAGCGGAAGTTTTTGCCTTACTTGTTTGACCTCATCAATAGAAATGTCAACAATTCCGATTCCTTCTTTTTTCTTCATATCAAGAAGTATTTTCCCATAGGGATTAACTACCATACTTCTTCCACAGTAAATGTTTCCAACTTGATCTGGAGAAATTACGTAACAACCATTCTCAATAGCTCTTGTCTTGTTTATCGTAATCCAGTGTTCTTCTTTCATTTCTCCTTGTACCCATGCAGATGGAACTACAAGAATTTCGGAACCTGACAAGGCTAATATCCTAGACATTTCTGGAAATCTAAGATCATAACAAATCATCATCCCCATTTTTCCTGCACTGGTTTTTACAGGTTTTGTAATTGATGAACCAGGATAAAGTTTTGTGGATTCCTTGAATCCAAGTGCGTCATAGAGATGAATTTTTCTGTATGTTGATACGACTTTACCAGTTTTTCCTATGAAAAAAGATGTATCATATACTCTGTTTGGTTTTGGGCTTTTTTCATATAAAGTACCGATGATTTGTATGGAATTTTTTTTTGCTTCTTCAGATATGGATGAAACAAATTCGCCATTTATTTTTTCAGCGATTTCTGCAAGATCAGCAGGAGATTGAGATGATGGTGTGTAACACATCATGAATTCCGGAAAGGTGCAAATTTCAGAATTTTTGTGTGCTGCTTGCGATATGTATCTTAGTATTTTTTTCAAGTTATTTTTTTTGTCTGTCTCAGCTTGCATTTGAACTACGGCAATTTTTGTCACGAGTTTTCTGAATTATTATAAAATAAAAATGTGTTTAGAGTGGATTTCCTGCCATATACCAATTTTCCTTGGGATTCTCTTCAAAAACCACAATTACATGATTTTCTTTTGTCTTAAGGATCTCAACTGCCGATTTTGTTATGGCTTTAGCAAATTCCTCTTTCTGCTTTTCATTTCTTCCCGGATACATTGAAATTGTTATGAGAGGCATATTTTACCAAATGGATATATAGAATTTATTCTTTGGGAACGGAATTATCTTGAATTCTTTATTATAAATTATGTAGGATTATTTTGTAAATTCAAGTTCCCCATTTGGTGCCACCACCTTTCCATCCATACCTTGTACCATAGGTAAATTCTGAGCTATGAGTCTTTTTGTAAATATATCCAACAAACAAACCCACTAGAAATCCACCAATATGAGCAAAAAAGGCTATACCAGAACCACTTGATCCAATAAATACTGGCAAGATATTTTGGAAAAGAAACCAGAACAATAACCACCACTTGGCTGAGATCCTAACGAGTCTGGTGAAAAATCCAAGAAACATTAGTGTTACTACCTTGGTGTTTGGAAATAAGATGAGATATGCACCAAGTACACCAGAGATTGCACCAGAAGCTCCTAGTGCAGGTAGTGGACTAGAAGGATTTGATAGAATATAAAAAAAGTCTGCTACTACACCCCAAAAAAGATAAAGTGCCAAAAATTTTCCCCTTCCAAATTTGTATTCAATATTGTCTCCAAATATCCAGAGAAACAACATGTTGCCTCCAATGTGCATTATACCTGCATGTAGAAACATAGAACTGAAAATAGAAGCAAATACACTGTAATTGTGATCTGCCAATCCATTTACAATATTGTTAGGAATAGTACCATAACTCAATAACATATTTTCTGCGCGTTGATTTGTAAACTCCCAAATCTGATGAGTTACAGCTATCTCCCAAAAAAAGACAAGAATGTTGATTACGATTAAAGAATAAGTTATGTAAGGTCGATATCCTATGGGCTTTGGATTTTCATCCCTAATAGGCAGCATGTGTTGATAAATTTACTTCAATTTCTATAATAGCATTCTGTGAATTAGACTACAATTATTCCAATTTGGATTAGGTATTGAATTCCTGATGCAAAGGTTTGGTCATCAATTTGACCATCTGCCCATAATCCAGCATTGTTTTTGACCCATGGAGGTATAGCAATACCAGTTGTCTGACCGGAGGTAGTCGGAGGAAGTTGAATTATTCCTTGTTTTATGAGATACTGGATTCCGGATACAAAGACAGAGTCATCAATCTGTCCCTGTTTCCACAATTTTGCATTATTTTTTATCCATGGAGGAATTACAACTCCCTGTCCAGTTTGAGCAGATGAGTTAGTTGATTGAGTACTAGATTGGTTGGTTGACTTGGTCAGTGAATCATCTTCTGTTACGGTAGAAGGTATCACAACATTTCCTCTAGCCATACCAATTCTTGTTGTATCAGGAACACCGTTACTAACTATTGATTTTACATGTATAATTATACTATAT
Coding sequences within:
- a CDS encoding Zn-ribbon domain-containing OB-fold protein; translation: MLTKEEFANNAKLGKVLTRKCTKCGHHHLVTTYFCQNCGNKGFENTIIDGKGTIVTYTIITVPPDGYEEYVPYAWVVMKLDESELRISGFMAGIKSPADLPLGTRARITGYDQRGIIIEKQ
- a CDS encoding thiolase domain-containing protein, giving the protein MEKVCLIGAGSTKYGKLEDSITDIALQASVDAIESAGIGPKEIQAGYISNVFGIADKQVHLGPVIMSNLGIPEVPSLSIESACGSGSISFREAYANVAAGFYDAVLATGVEKVTHTGTEWTTTYFSYCSDFFYEGGAGASFPGLFASMARAYLAEYKATEEDLAMVAVKNHDNGLLNPKAHLRKKITIDDVMKSAVVASPLKLYDCCPFSDGASAVIICSEKFAKAHTKNYVEVIGSGRGGSPAALQGRDHITTIPSTRIAAQAAYKMAGVTPKDIDFAEVHDCFTIAELVDTEDLGFFEQGKAVQAVREGRTKLNGDISINPSGGLKSKGHPIGATGIGQVAEVFDQLTGKAGERTVKDAKIGLTHNFGATGASCAVHIFKSV
- a CDS encoding DNA topoisomerase, giving the protein MKDQTTQTSVAKKRIDPRNSVNITKKKIGKIQNEIRQYYDKNGYLSWSEKKRKYVILGTNTPVNGLVECPDCHIGKLLIIRSRQTKKRFVGCSNYHNGCRASSPLVQRGMICATKISCKICLWPIIFQRYSRKQKWARQCSNIRCTSRTKS
- a CDS encoding carbon-nitrogen hydrolase family protein, producing the protein MTKIAVVQMQAETDKKNNLKKILRYISQAAHKNSEICTFPEFMMCYTPSSQSPADLAEIAEKINGEFVSSISEEAKKNSIQIIGTLYEKSPKPNRVYDTSFFIGKTGKVVSTYRKIHLYDALGFKESTKLYPGSSITKPVKTSAGKMGMMICYDLRFPEMSRILALSGSEILVVPSAWVQGEMKEEHWITINKTRAIENGCYVISPDQVGNIYCGRSMVVNPYGKILLDMKKKEGIGIVDISIDEVKQVRQKLPLLQNRRTDIYTNLKI
- a CDS encoding tautomerase family protein — its product is MPLITISMYPGRNEKQKEEFAKAITKSAVEILKTKENHVIVVFEENPKENWYMAGNPL
- a CDS encoding rhomboid family intramembrane serine protease, encoding MLPIRDENPKPIGYRPYITYSLIVINILVFFWEIAVTHQIWEFTNQRAENMLLSYGTIPNNIVNGLADHNYSVFASIFSSMFLHAGIMHIGGNMLFLWIFGDNIEYKFGRGKFLALYLFWGVVADFFYILSNPSSPLPALGASGAISGVLGAYLILFPNTKVVTLMFLGFFTRLVRISAKWWLLFWFLFQNILPVFIGSSGSGIAFFAHIGGFLVGLFVGYIYKKTHSSEFTYGTRYGWKGGGTKWGT